A region of Halarcobacter mediterraneus DNA encodes the following proteins:
- a CDS encoding EAL domain-containing protein: MPLFNKLYKYFFKNKTKTIFLIDILYMKDINAVYGFENGNFIIKQLYKLLDSNIRSQILFELEKNLYIEVRNSHVDVFNLIIYEELSKIEVIEIKNIIFNTIISHQFSLLDSDLTIDIDVTLGSSKGKDEKLQIYAEKALHNAKMNYINFMYYDPKLYKTHFENEELLSILRENIEKKTVEPFFQAIQDNKTKEIVKYEALMRIYDKDGEILMPAVFINKSRKYRLFNKLMEVMILKVLDYIKKYKIFVSINLDYSDIINPSMKDLIIENIKNSNLGEYLTIEILESKKISNYYLVNDFIRDLKNYNVQIAIDDFGSGFSNYEHILNINTDYIKLDGSLIKKIDEEVYYNLVKSIVQFSKEQNIKVIAEFVSDLKILRYVKSLNIDYSQGYYISKPMKIEDIIGNR; encoded by the coding sequence ATGCCCTTATTTAATAAGCTTTATAAGTATTTTTTTAAAAATAAAACTAAAACAATTTTTCTTATAGATATCTTATATATGAAAGATATAAATGCTGTTTATGGTTTTGAAAATGGAAATTTCATAATAAAACAGCTTTATAAACTTTTAGATTCAAATATTAGAAGTCAAATCCTATTTGAATTAGAAAAAAATTTATACATTGAAGTAAGAAATTCCCATGTTGATGTTTTTAATTTAATAATTTATGAAGAATTATCAAAAATAGAAGTAATTGAAATTAAAAATATCATTTTTAATACCATAATTTCTCATCAGTTTTCTTTATTAGATTCTGATCTTACTATTGATATTGATGTTACATTAGGTAGTTCAAAAGGCAAAGATGAAAAGCTTCAAATTTATGCAGAGAAAGCTTTACACAATGCAAAAATGAATTATATAAATTTTATGTATTATGATCCTAAACTTTATAAAACTCATTTTGAAAATGAAGAACTTCTATCTATTTTAAGAGAGAATATTGAAAAAAAAACAGTAGAACCTTTCTTTCAAGCAATACAAGATAATAAAACAAAAGAAATTGTAAAATATGAAGCCTTAATGAGAATATATGATAAAGATGGGGAAATATTAATGCCAGCTGTCTTTATTAATAAATCAAGGAAATATAGACTCTTTAATAAGCTTATGGAAGTTATGATACTAAAAGTTCTTGATTATATAAAAAAATATAAAATCTTTGTAAGTATTAATCTAGATTATAGTGATATTATAAACCCTTCTATGAAAGATTTAATTATTGAAAATATTAAAAATAGTAATCTAGGAGAATATTTAACTATTGAAATATTAGAAAGCAAAAAAATAAGTAATTATTATTTAGTTAATGATTTTATTAGAGACTTAAAAAACTATAATGTACAAATTGCCATTGATGATTTTGGTAGTGGATTTTCAAATTATGAGCATATTTTAAACATTAATACAGATTATATAAAACTTGATGGCAGTTTAATAAAAAAAATAGACGAAGAAGTTTATTATAATTTAGTCAAAAGTATTGTTCAATTTTCTAAAGAACAAAATATTAAAGTAATAGCTGAGTTTGTAAGTGATCTAAAAATATTAAGATATGTAAAATCACTTAATATAGATTATTCTCAAGGTTATTATATTTCAAAACCAATGAAAATAGAAGATATTATAGGAAATAGATAA
- a CDS encoding diguanylate cyclase domain-containing protein has protein sequence MKEQLKEITDLTVNELLPQEIILPSEYFECFDKHAKLYEIQINDKSFEKEIDNLLVNELSNINDYIKIANKNIGDAASITLEAKEAIKENDSNALKKLYSQINQLQNELQNMTDSIYKDYLTKAFNKKWLYHKYLDEEAQFQEDTTLILIDIKDLEYIKNNYSKLISNNLLVYIYDFLNKELKKENIEFNICRYLNNKFIISIKSLNYEVSSNLIKNISSVLFATTLKSNSGIMIKPTYKYSIVAVKKEDSFHEVLASLLRDTKN, from the coding sequence ATGAAAGAGCAATTAAAAGAAATAACTGATTTAACAGTAAATGAGTTATTACCTCAAGAAATTATTTTACCATCAGAATATTTTGAATGTTTTGATAAACATGCAAAACTTTATGAAATACAAATAAATGACAAAAGTTTTGAAAAAGAAATTGATAATCTACTAGTAAATGAACTAAGTAATATAAATGACTACATAAAAATAGCTAATAAGAATATTGGTGATGCTGCTTCTATTACTCTTGAAGCAAAAGAAGCAATTAAAGAAAATGATTCAAATGCTTTAAAAAAGTTATATTCTCAAATAAATCAATTACAAAATGAACTACAAAATATGACAGATAGCATTTATAAAGACTACTTAACAAAAGCTTTTAATAAAAAATGGCTTTATCATAAATATTTAGATGAAGAAGCACAATTTCAAGAAGATACTACACTTATTTTAATAGATATTAAAGACTTAGAATACATAAAAAACAACTATAGTAAGCTTATTTCTAATAATCTTTTAGTCTATATTTATGATTTTTTAAACAAAGAATTAAAAAAAGAGAATATAGAATTTAATATTTGTAGATACCTTAATAATAAATTTATAATCTCAATAAAAAGCTTGAATTATGAAGTAAGTTCTAATCTAATTAAAAATATTTCTTCTGTTCTTTTTGCAACTACTTTAAAAAGTAATTCAGGGATTATGATAAAACCAACATACAAATATTCAATAGTAGCTGTAAAAAAAGAAGATTCTTTTCACGAGGTACTAGCTTCTTTATTAAGAGATACAAAAAACTAA
- a CDS encoding DedA family protein: protein MEDFIREWGYIALFLYSFGGGFVGLVVAGVLSYAGDLNIYISILVAGISNFIGDQFLFTLARQNKAYAKDMMKKYGRKVALAHVLMRKYGSFVVIIQKYIYGIKTLIPLAMGLTKYSSMKFILFNAIATIFWACIVGFASYTAGEYILNSTEEFKYVGLAIVATILIGITYFFRKV, encoded by the coding sequence GTGGAAGATTTTATAAGAGAATGGGGATATATTGCATTATTTTTATACTCATTTGGTGGAGGCTTTGTAGGATTAGTTGTTGCAGGGGTATTATCCTATGCAGGGGATTTAAATATTTATATTTCAATATTAGTAGCAGGAATATCAAATTTTATAGGAGACCAGTTTTTATTTACTCTTGCTAGACAAAACAAAGCTTATGCAAAAGATATGATGAAAAAATATGGACGAAAAGTTGCTTTAGCACATGTTCTTATGAGGAAATATGGATCTTTTGTTGTAATCATTCAAAAGTATATTTATGGAATAAAAACGTTAATTCCTTTGGCTATGGGACTTACAAAGTATTCTTCAATGAAATTTATTTTATTTAATGCAATTGCAACTATTTTTTGGGCTTGTATTGTAGGCTTTGCAAGTTATACAGCAGGGGAATATATCTTAAATAGTACAGAAGAATTTAAATATGTAGGTTTAGCAATTGTTGCTACTATTTTAATAGGAATAACTTATTTTTTTAGAAAAGTTTAG